The Oscillatoria salina IIICB1 genomic interval AGAACTACTGCACTAACCGTAGTACCCATAATTATACCTTTTGTCGCCAACAAAGCCAGGTTTTTCCCAATTGATTGAATCATCGTTATTTACTCCTTAGTTTTGGTGTTGAAAATGGTAAATAAAAATACAACGCCCAGACTACTAAAACCACTAAAGTTATTAACGTAGCCGTTAAATTGTCGCGCAATATCTTACTTAACCAGATTAATAAATTACTAAAAACCCAGATAGTATACAATAAACTCGCTGGTGCGTAAGCTAATAAAATAGTTTGGTCATCAGCTTTTTCATTAATTGGGCGATTCTTGAATAAATCTATATATAATTGAAACGAACGTTTCCGTAAATTATTAATTCCTGTTAGCGCTACTGCGAGATAATAACCATCAAATTTGTTGAGAGGATTCAAATTCATTACTACTGTTAATAAAGCAGCTATCATCAACAAATAACTACCCGTATTCCACCAACTATTTGGGGGAAATAAGTTCCATAATCCCCAAGCAATTGCACCTACAGAAAGTTGACAAATAACTCCTGCTGCTACAACTAACGCTCTTTGTCTTCGCCTCACTAAACAGTAAGCATCGGTAGTATTAGTATAAGCCCCCGGTAGTAAACAAATAAATAATAATCCGATTTCGGGAACGATGCCACCGTAATGCTTTAAAGTAAAAGCATGAGCCAATTCGTGCAAGGATACTACTACCATTAATAACATTGCTAAAGGTAAAAGTAAAATGATTCCTTGCTTCTCCCACAATTGTTGTCCTGTCTCGATTATCCGGGGTAATTGAGCTAAACTAATTATTAAGGTTAGTGTGAGAATTTGCAGCAAGAAATAAAAAAATGAGGTTGTAAAAATAAATCTGACTTTAGCTAGATGTTTGTTTAACCATTGGTCAGGATTGAATAAAGGAATTTGAAAAGATAACAACTGCAAAATGTGGAATTTTTTCCGGGGTGGTTTCGGCGGTTGTGTACCTTCTATCATTCCGGTAACTGTTAGCAATTTAAGCAGGTTTTGTAATTCCTCTGCTTCGATTTTAGTTAGTTCGATAATTTCGGCTAGTGGCTGTTTCCCAAATAAGGAAATAATCAATTTATCTCGATGTTCTACTTGCAGAAAAGTGACATTTTCGGGGTTGCGTAATAACCAATAGCCATCGGGATGTTGTATCCAGTGTACGATGGATTTTAGGATTGGAAAATGAAGTGCTGGTTGGGATTCAGATTCATCTACCAGT includes:
- a CDS encoding site-2 protease family protein, with translation MQQQKFDANNCQDWICPDLTKDWKLDSLRRSKPVTLRSRSGKVAYEFSRLEGYALKHFTGQYSVAQVQHLCNFLNDDAIAPNLVVELIEKLFTLGVLSNSPEKHKQLNKSENYVTSDTENLAQLVDESESQPALHFPILKSIVHWIQHPDGYWLLRNPENVTFLQVEHRDKLIISLFGKQPLAEIIELTKIEAEELQNLLKLLTVTGMIEGTQPPKPPRKKFHILQLLSFQIPLFNPDQWLNKHLAKVRFIFTTSFFYFLLQILTLTLIISLAQLPRIIETGQQLWEKQGIILLLPLAMLLMVVVSLHELAHAFTLKHYGGIVPEIGLLFICLLPGAYTNTTDAYCLVRRRQRALVVAAGVICQLSVGAIAWGLWNLFPPNSWWNTGSYLLMIAALLTVVMNLNPLNKFDGYYLAVALTGINNLRKRSFQLYIDLFKNRPINEKADDQTILLAYAPASLLYTIWVFSNLLIWLSKILRDNLTATLITLVVLVVWALYFYLPFSTPKLRSK